ACCAATATCTACAACATATGGTAATACTTAAAATGTCCTTTACTTGATCGATTGTGCTCATATACGGTGTGCTGAGTTGATATTCTGTGATTGTGTTTGTCTTGTTTCAGTCGGATAACCTTTTTATATGTGGTAGAGCTTTATGGTAACAAAATTTCTTTAGTAGGAGATCTTGTCTTATGTTCATGGCTGTTAGGGTGTTAGCCTAAAGCATGTGTCATGCAAGCAACTAACTCCTACATTGAGACATTTACAAAACAATCTAAATATGAGTACCTTAATGTACACTTCGCTACTACTTATAAGAAAATACACTAATAGTTTAAGATATCTATAAGGACATTAACATATTATGTCTTTTTTAAATGCTTTTCTTATTTGACATCTACATTTACAGTATAGATATGCTAACTCTTGTGCCTGAAATCTCCTATTCAATTGCTTATCATGACTGCAACTTGCAAGCTACAAAAGACACTTgtgcttcttttttcttttatttttttgataatcgtGGTGTCGGGGCTTATGTTCTTTAGTTATCAAATGGCTCACCTGCAAAATAGAATTTAATTGGTTCAAACAGTTCCATTGTTTTTGAATGTTTATTTTACTTTTGATAGGGGTTGTCTAGTTCAAGGACATTACTTGCAGACGATGCAACACCAATTTCTTCTCCATTAACACCAATGTTAACATCAAGTACTGGAAGTACAGAAGCAGAGAAAGCAATTTCTAAACCTTCAAAAGTTCAAGCTATTTTGAAGGGTATAAAACAGGTATGAGATGCCACAGCCTTATGGTTTTATGAGAATTATAtgtttcttgtttctttttagGTTGAGTTTTtagatctttcttcttcaccTTACGTAGGTCCACCTGCTGCTACCTTTAACCTAGCATTGCTTGCTAAGGAAGGTTGCCCCGAATTCCTAAATATCTTCTACCATATTTTCTCCTTACAGAGCAGCCATCCACACATTCTTTCTACCAGATTCTCCCTGTCGACCAAGGCAGTTGGCCTTATTTACAGGAAATAGTTCTCCACGATTAAGATTGGGGAAgttgcttttcttttttgataactTTAGTGTTGGGGACAGTTTAAATCCACAGCAGCTAATCCATCCTTTACCTGTTACCTCCCCCCAACATAGTTATCGGGTAACTCTACTCACCAAGGTTTAGATAGATCTGAAGAATTCACCACTCTACTCACCCGTCAGCAGCAACTGCTAATGATCCTAGACTTGctattcttttatattttagtaTGTTTTCCTTTTCAGAGCCCAAAGAAGGTGAACTTGGTTGCTGCATTAGTTCGTGGTATGCGTGTTGAAGATGCATTGTTACAGTTGCAAGTGACGGTAAAACGAGCTGCCAAAACTGTCTATCAGGTGAGGTCACTGAAGTATAGAGTTGTGAACTTGACAATTGTTCTTTCCCAAACACCAAAGAGCAAGCCCCCAAGTTGTAGTACTATTGTCTAACATGAGATGTATAAAGAAGTTGATTACTCATAGTTCAAGCGTGATATAACGGGAACATTTCTCGTGTAGGTTATACACTCTGCTCGGGCAAATGCAGTGCATAACCATGGATTTGATCCGGATCGTCTTCTTGTTGGTAAAATGACAGACAATAACTTTAAATGTTTTCATCTCATTTCTACCCTTAAGAGTACTTCATCCTTATTCATGTTTGATGCAGCTGAGGCATTTCTTGGGAAGGGACTTTTTAAGAAAAGGTTGTCTTACCATGCTAAAGGAAAGTGTGGAATGATGGTGAGGCCAGAATGTAGACTGACAGTGGTGCTTAGGGAGATAACACCGGCAGAGGAGGCCGAGATAGCTAAGTTGAGAGTAAGCAACTTCAAAAAGCTAACCAAACGTGAAAGACGTCTTGTCCCTCATAAGCTCATTGAGACTACTCCAATATGGAATCGCAAGAGCAAAGCTAGAAGTAGCGGCGCAGGTGCTGTTGCTGAATGAGTTGCGATCCCATTgtagttttaatttttgttagaAACTTATGCAAATCCACATAAATATCAGTGGTTGATGAAAATCCATTGCATCTCATCAcagtactatttttttttttttgtaacagCTGTTAACTTAAAGTTGATCCCTGGTTTCTGTTTTCTTTTTGCATGGCAACACTCTCTCCTTTATATAAGCTTTGTTGAAGTACCTCAATTTCTTTCTCGATTAAACTATCTGGTACCCGAAGTTCATTGGCCCGACAAATTCTAATTCATGTTCGATACTGTCACAAGCACAAGTACAGAGTAACTCTACCTATCAATACTTAAGCAGATGAGAAACGACAACTATTGGGTAACAATATATTAAGGAatcaactttttcttcttttcattcTCAATCATGCACTCAACAAATGCAGATGGAAAAGATTCTACACaatacacatgaaaaaactAGCTTTGCAATCAAAAGAAGTTATTGAACAACAGGATTTCGAATAACATAAACTAATACAAGCAACAAATCTTGGTTTTAAACATCAAGATCTCTGTGTCTGATGATCTCGACGCCTAAGTAATCAACAGGTCCTTGAACAGCCACATGAGGCTTTCCTACTTGAACACGAACAGCAGATACCTGCGGATACATGTTGAGGGTTGTCGATGCTATGAGCTCCGCCACATTCTCTAGAAGTTTTCTTGGTGGACCTTCTACAATCTCTTTCACTATACTGCAAATTCTCAGATGAAAATGATATCAAGTCAAGATAAACATAACGATCAACAGAGGAAACTGCTCAGCAAACATCAGGCCAATACAAGAACAATTTCCCAAATGAAGCACAATTGCAACAACCACTCACCTGTATATATCAGTGTAACTTAGAGTATCTGACAAGCAGTCAGATTTACCAGCTGGTTGAAGGTCCATCCAAGCATCAACATCCACCAAGAACTTCTGTCCCAGCTTCGTTTCTTCTGGATTCACCCCGTGATATCCATGGAACTTTAAACCCCTCAACACAAGCTTATCTCCTCTTGGTATGTCCATGTTACCTGTCATTGATCCTCTTATCCCATTTCAATCAattcaacaataacaacaattcaCTAGCCAATATGCTTTCCTCTCTTGCCTTTCTTTTGTTCATGGTTCGATATTCTGGTGTCCTAGCCTCCTAGGCGTAGAAGAACCACACCAATCAATCTCAAACTTGGTGGTTAAACTTTACTGCGGTGACGATACCGTATGGGAGGTCAACAAATCCAGTGTGTAGAGAggctggggagggtagagtgtacgtatATTTTACCCCTACCTTTAAGAAGGTAGAGAAATTGTTTCCGAAAGATACTCAGCTAAGCAGACAGTGAAAAAGATAAAATAGCAACAAATAGAAACAACAAGAAGATAATAAGATTCTAAAACAACATATAGTGATAGAAATCTAAAAGTAAAGGAAAGAAACGAATAATGCTAAAACTCTAGGAAAGGGAACATGATACACCCGATTATTAACTAACCTTCTATTCTACCATGATCTTTACACGAATTTGGTCTAAcatgatcttttttttttgtttttacaaTAAATTCCTTTCTTTTCAAACGTATCATAGTCTCTAAACAATAGTAATGGGATAGTTGAGAACTAAAGGTCTTGAGTTCAAGTCATGGAA
This sequence is a window from Solanum dulcamara chromosome 10, daSolDulc1.2, whole genome shotgun sequence. Protein-coding genes within it:
- the LOC129871252 gene encoding uncharacterized protein LOC129871252 yields the protein MVGWERHLQCILRQAGKRYQQNRTVSINSLFHSKATPVHGEAPYLPRLQNTLSPCISRPLYQYLQHMGLSSSRTLLADDATPISSPLTPMLTSSTGSTEAEKAISKPSKVQAILKGIKQSPKKVNLVAALVRGMRVEDALLQLQVTVKRAAKTVYQVIHSARANAVHNHGFDPDRLLVAEAFLGKGLFKKRLSYHAKGKCGMMVRPECRLTVVLREITPAEEAEIAKLRVSNFKKLTKRERRLVPHKLIETTPIWNRKSKARSSGAGAVAE
- the LOC129870616 gene encoding dihydroneopterin aldolase 2-like isoform X2, with the translated sequence MTGNMDIPRGDKLVLRGLKFHGYHGVNPEETKLGQKFLVDVDAWMDLQPAGKSDCLSDTLSYTDIYSIVKEIVEGPPRKLLENVAELIASTTLNMYPQVSAVRVQVGKPHVAVQGPVDYLGVEIIRHRDLDV
- the LOC129870616 gene encoding dihydroneopterin aldolase 2-like isoform X1, with translation MASPSTSNMDIPRGDKLVLRGLKFHGYHGVNPEETKLGQKFLVDVDAWMDLQPAGKSDCLSDTLSYTDIYSIVKEIVEGPPRKLLENVAELIASTTLNMYPQVSAVRVQVGKPHVAVQGPVDYLGVEIIRHRDLDV